The following is a genomic window from Alphaproteobacteria bacterium.
CAACAGGGGGACGTGGCTGTAGCTTACTTTGATCTTCTTCAACAAAAACTAAATCTGCTTCAATATCAGAACCAGAAATACGTTTTACTTTATGCCCAAATTCAACAGCAATAAGTTCTGCAGTATCTGCATCAATAACTTGGTTAATAGTAGCCATAATACCCATTTTCATGAGAGATTTAATAACTTCTACACCACGTTCTGCCATGCGGTTTGCCAAATCTTGCACAGTAATTGTTTCAGGAATAATGACTTCTCTAATTACTTTTGCAGTTTCAACATGATCTTTAGACTGCAATTTCATCTTTTCTTTTTCTCGAGCACGTCTAACTGATGCTAAACTACGGGTACGCTCTTCCGATGTATCACCTAAAGCTTGAACAATCGTCAATTTCGAAGATCGACGACGTGGTTCCATACGTTTAGTAGAATCTAGTTTTAATCCAAGTTTAGCGCCTGCACCAGTACGTTTTAAAGCTAATTTAGATTTATCCCTTTCACTGTCCTCATCATCTTCGTCGTCTTCAATAATTTTTCCTTTAGTTTTTTTAACAAGATTTTCTACTATGTTTTTATTTGGAGTTTTATTTTTATCAAATAAAGCTTCAGAATCTATTGGCTTATTTTTTTCTTCTAACCCAACAGGTTCTACTTCTTTCTCTCCAAATATTATATTTTGAGAGAAAGATTTGTTAGGAATAGTTTCTTTAGTTTCATCTGTTAAAATAACTTCTTTTTTGTGATCTTCTTCTCGTTTAGCTTTTTCAAGCACTTTTAATCTTTTGGCACGTTCACCCGCTGTAAGGGTACTTGATAATTCATCAATATTAAGAGAAACATCTTGCACAGGTTGGTTTTTTTGCGGAGAAGCCGTAGATGATTCTGCCTGACTTTTGGCATCTGTTCTCACTCTCTTACGTTTAACTTCAACAGCAACAGCCTTACTTCGTCCATGAGAAAAACTTTGTCGTACCTGGGCCGTTTCTACATTTTTCTTAAGTTCTAATTTCCCCGTCTGAGGCAATCCTAAGGTTTTTTTACTTTTCTTTTCCTGATTTTCAGTCATAGGAACTTTCTAAATTTAATTAGGTTTATTATACAGTTAGAAAAAGCTAAAATATTATATATAAAATTTTAATTATATAATATTTTTAAATCACATTGTGCATATTATCTTAAATATTTTTTACTCATCCTTTTTATCATCTGTATACCATGGAGCTCGAGCCACCATAATAATATTATTTGCTTGTTCTGGTTTTAAATCATAATTTCGAAGAATACCATCTTCAGAGTTTATTAGTTCATCAGCTGATAAATCTGCTAAATTATCCAAAGTTTTAATTCCATTTTCCGCCAATGTAATAATCATATCAGAGGTTAATTCAGAACAATTCTTTAAATCATCGCTTACCCCCAATGTATGATAAAGATTTTCTCTTTTTTGTTCTTGTTGTTCAATATAAGTTTTAGCACGATTTTGTAATTCTTGGGCCAGATTTTCATCAAATCCTTCAATTGCCGTTAATTCATCAAGAGAAGAAAGGGCAACTTCTTCAACTGACGCAAAACCTTCTGTTACTAAAAGATGTGCAATAACTTCATCAACATCCAATGTTTCAATAAACATTTTCGATCTTGTATTAAATTCTTGCGAACGACGCTCGGACTCTTCAGCTTCTGTTAAAATATCTATATCCCAACTTGTTAATATTGAAGCCAAACGTACATTTTGACCACGTCGACCAATAGCTAAACTAAGTTGGTCATCAGGTACAATAATTTCAATCCTTTTTGCTTCTTCATCAAGAACTACTTTTGAAACTTCGGCAGGTGCCAATGCATTCACCACAAAAGTAGCAGGATCCGCGGACCAAGGAATAATATCAACTTTTTCTCCTTGAAGCTCATTAACAACAGCTTGAACTCTACTGCCTCGCATACCTACACAAGCACCAACAGGGTCAATACTTTGATCATGTGAAATAACAGCTATTTTTGCCCTGCTTCCAGGATCTCTAGCAACTGATTTAATTTCAATAATATTATCATAAATTTCTGGTACCTCTTGACTAAAAAGCTTAGCCATAAAATCTGGATGGGTACGAGAAAGAAAAATTTGTGCCCCTCTTGTCTCATCACGAATATCCAAAATAAGAGCACGTATTCTATCGCCAATTCTAAAGCTTTCACGTGGTAATATTTCTTCTTTTTTAAGTACGGCTTCAGCCCGACCTATATCAATAGTTAAATTTCCAAATTCAACGCGTTTAACCAGACCACTTACAATCTCACCTTTACGATCTTTGTATTCTTCATATTGTTTTTGACGCTCTGCTTCACGAACCTTTTGAACAATAACTTGTTTTGCAGTTTGTGCAGCAATACGACCAAAATCAATTGGGGGTAAATCATCCACAATAAAATCATCTATCTTAATATCAGATTGGCGATACTTTGCTTGATCCAATGAAATT
Proteins encoded in this region:
- the nusA gene encoding transcription termination factor NusA yields the protein MKSLKKNQTVENKTTITVPRYELLQVADAVSREKNIDRNEVLNAMEQAIQKAGRSKYGIDHDIRAHIDRKTGEILLKRYRHVVDQVTNEATEISLDQAKYRQSDIKIDDFIVDDLPPIDFGRIAAQTAKQVIVQKVREAERQKQYEEYKDRKGEIVSGLVKRVEFGNLTIDIGRAEAVLKKEEILPRESFRIGDRIRALILDIRDETRGAQIFLSRTHPDFMAKLFSQEVPEIYDNIIEIKSVARDPGSRAKIAVISHDQSIDPVGACVGMRGSRVQAVVNELQGEKVDIIPWSADPATFVVNALAPAEVSKVVLDEEAKRIEIIVPDDQLSLAIGRRGQNVRLASILTSWDIDILTEAEESERRSQEFNTRSKMFIETLDVDEVIAHLLVTEGFASVEEVALSSLDELTAIEGFDENLAQELQNRAKTYIEQQEQKRENLYHTLGVSDDLKNCSELTSDMIITLAENGIKTLDNLADLSADELINSEDGILRNYDLKPEQANNIIMVARAPWYTDDKKDE